The Desulfovibrio sp. UIB00 DNA window TTGTGCTCCTATGTTGGGAACACTAACTTTTCAATTGCATACTTTTCGGGGGAGGGACGATCAATATAACTCTTCCACATGCAAAATTTGTGTGATAATATTAAAAAGATTTTTTTAAAGGTGGCTACAAGGAGTGATGGGGGGTGAGTGTGGACATTGATTCTATCGTTACCACAGAAGATATTCGAAAAATACATGCTGAAATTAATCAGCTAGTTAATCAGAGATTTTTAATAACAACATTATCTGTAACAATTTCTGGCGTATTGTTGACAATGCAAATACCTCGCGATGCGCCAGTAGCAGGAAGTGAGCTTGGTGCTTTTCGGTATATGTTGTCATATCTATCATCTGTTTTAATATTATTTTTATTCTTACTATGCCATTTTATTAAAGGGATGCATAGGATCTGTACAACATATTTATGTGTGATGAATAAATCAAAATGGGAAAGTGATTGGGATATATTCAGAGAAAAACCATATTATGGATATACAAAGCCTCAAGCAATAATATTTATGCTGCTCATCGCCGTGATGACATCATTTCCTATACTTTTTGGATTTGTTTGTGATCTTAATTTCAAACCATATATCGGTCTATTTTTTTTGATTGCGATTGGTATGTTTTCTGAGTTGTTGATTTACTGCATGAGTTTTCGAGGACTATTTGAATTATCTTCTGGAGCGCTAAAGCGATGGCGTGAAGTTAAAGAAATTTCCCAGAATCGTCAGAAATAAATGATGGGATAAAAAAATTAGGGTCATACCTAGCTGAGAGGTTTTTTCCTGTGCATTTTAAGGACGAGTTTATAGATATCCTCATTTCTGTGATTAAACCGGGATTCGCATTCTTTCAAATGAAAGTAAAGAGTGTGTTTTGCTACCCCCCCCTAAAGCGCACAAGGCGCGTCTTGGCGAAGGCCCAGAAGCTTTCAATGCCATTAATATGTGAGTGTTTATGGCAAATTTATTATTGCCATGTTGCACTCTGAAGTGCTTCTGATACCCCAAATCGACCAGGCCATCATAGCCGCGCCAAGATGTAGACCACTATCTTGTGGTCTATATACAAGAAGCCCGTTAAGCTGATAGCTTCGCGGGCTTTCTTCTTTTCTGATTTCTGTTCAGTTCAAGCGATTGTGACTTGCTCTTCTTTCTCAGGGACGCTTTGCCCCCGTCTTTGCTGTAGAGCCTGTAGAGGCTATCATCTTATGTGCAGCTCGCAACAATCGATACAATCCTCTTTTTCTCTCCCCGGAAAGAATCCTCGATTTTCATCGCGCATTGGCTTATTTTTTTCCACTCTGGGCATACCCCGTCCAGCATGGTGGAAAATTTTAGCTGCGTTTCCCGATATTCTTTTTCAGGATCAGAACCAGCCACCAGACCGCAACCTGCAAAAAGGGCAGCGCTTCGTCCATCGATGATGCCAGACCGCAGCGAAACCATAAACTCCCCATTTCCAAGCGCATCAAGCCAGCCCACAGGCCCTGCGTACCATCCTCGGTCAAAACCTTCATGGGTACGCAAGAATTCCAGCGCACTATTGCATGGTACCCCACCCACAGCGGGAGTGGGATGCAGATGTTCAATAATATCAAGAATATTGTATGGATGCATAATCTCACCCTCAAAATGGGTTACTAGATGCTGCACACTTTTCAGTTTGTGCAGCGAGGGCGAGGCATCCATAGCAATGCATCTGCAGCGCGATCTGAGCGCCTGCGATACGGCCTGCACTACAAAATCATGCTCCTGCCGTTCCTTTTCAGAGGCCAACAACCCTTGTCCAAATGCTGCATCCAGAGCAGGGTCTCCACTTCGCGGAGCGCTGCCAGCCAGCGCCATTGTGCGAAAAACTCCAGCATTTGCGGCAAGGAGAACCTCCGGAGTAGCGCCGATAAAATAAACCCCCTTTCGCCCAAAAGCGAAAAGCGCAGCTTTGGGATTGTCCACCTTCAAACGCTGCACAATGGCAGGCACAGTAAATGGCACGTCGGCTTTGACCCGCAGCATACGCGCGGCAACAATCTTTCTGGTCTTGCCCTGCGAAATATCGCGCAGGGCAGCATGCACCAGAGTATGCCAACGGTGTTTCTCTTTTTCTGACTCAAGCAACACTGGCTGTGCTAAAGGAGCAGACCCAGCGATTGAATCCCTGTTTTTCCATAAAGAAACAATGCGCTCAAACCTGCCGACCAGATCAGCATGGGGAGGAACGTAATCCGCAGCGACCACATGGCAACCGCCGTCTTCCAGATGCAAAACTGCCAGACGAGGTATCGACAGTGCCCCATCCTTAAAATTTTTCCACATTGGCGAAATGTTGCAGTCAGGGTCAAACCGAAAACCACCCAGCGCAAATGGCGCGATACCGCCTATCACAACAGCCCCATCAATGGCTGCATGCCATTCAGAAGAAACCGTGGAAAATCTGCTGCTGTTCAGTCCCAAACACTCCATGGCGCTCCCCACGCCGAGTATGGATCTGCCCGCAAGCCCAAGCCACAAGCTTACATCATCCTGGCGAGAATAGCGGGCAAATATAGAAAGCAAATCCGCATGAGGCACCGGTGTACTTGCAACTGCAAGCACTGACCGTCCTTCTGCGGATGCTTTCTTGCTGGCGGTGTCCATTGCGAAAAGCAGGGAATGGCGGATAACGTCAAACATCATTCACCCGCCCTGCCCGGCATGTAAGTTTGCCGCCAATGCCCGATCTGCGTGGCAATGTACCAGTCGGTAATATGAATAAACAACTTTTCAACAAAGTCTTCCGCAAGCCCGCAATCCCTGGCCCATGCCCGCCTTTGCGCCAGCATGCTTCTTACCCGATCTGGCGCGGGGATGTCCTCCTCACCCTTTTTGAAGGCAGCAGCAGCTAGGACATACTTCAGGCGGCGACCAAGCAGGTTGACCATTTCTTTATCCAGCAGATCTATTTCAAAACGGATATCTTCAAGGCTTGAGCATTCGCCCGGCTTTTTCATGATGTCACCTCTCGAATTTACTCTGATTAAAAATGAAAATGAATTTTCAATTCATTAGATATTACTACGCCACCGCAGAACAAAAAATCCACCGGTGCAACCCAAAACTTGTTCCCTCCATTCCACGCCACTGCCAAGAAAGACAATCCGCGTGATGCAATCTTTTGGCTGGCACATCATGCGACATGCCAGCCAAAAGACCTGCTATTCCAGCCGACACTGTCCTTCGTGCCGTGCATCGCACCACAGAGCAGTAAAAATCCATGCCGATGGCAATGACGAAGGTGCAATAAGACTCGCATATTCCCGGTGCCGGAGCAGAACAGATTATGCTGGCAGCTTGCGCAATATACCCGAGGGAATAAGCGTATCGTCATTTACAGGTTCAAATTCAAAGCCATGGGGGGCCGCCTCCCGCGCAACATCCTCAAGGCTTACAGTCTGCCATGTATACTCAGCATGGCTTTCCAGAATTACTTTGCCGTCACGGACAATCTGATATGTGGACACCCATTTTTCACGCTGCTCATCCAGCGGGACACCTTCAGCCCAGGCATGGTAAACATTGCGTCCCATGGGCACTTCCGCCACATGAATCTTTTCAACAGGCTGAGGTTTATCAATCATCATCACGTCAAAAAGCACCAAACCGCCGGGCGACATATGTTTAGCAAGCCTGCCCCAGAATTTACGCCGGGCCGCATCGTCCATAAGACCGATGCAGGCAAGAAACAGCACGGCCCGGACTTTTTCGGGCAGATCAGCGTCTTCAAAGGTTGATGGAATCACGGTAGTTCGCTTTTGCAGGCCTTCTGTCTGCATGATCCGCGATACAAGCACGGCACGCATAGTCGGGGAAGGTTCTATGGCAAACATTTCCACATCGGGCAGCACGCGGCCCACGGCAACAAGACCATGCCCGGTGCCAGAACCGATATCCAGAACAGCCCCTTCCACATCCGCAAGACCAGAAAGCGCTTTCAGAAAGCCCTTGCGGCGCTGCCACAGATTGCCTGCCATCACGTCATAAAATTCCCCGGCGTCAGCGTACATTTCCTTGTTTTCCATGTTGTCTCCTTTAAATGATTAGAAGCAATTGCCACTACAGGAGTACGACGCAGAAACAAATATTCCGGAACGATCAATATGAAAAACGCAAAAACATATTCTGCGCAAAGAACTACCCTCCTTTATTCTGCACTTCCCACATTTTTGCGTACAATCCCAGTGCGTTCATCAGTTCAACATGGGTTCCGCGCTCAACTATGGCACCTTTGTCCATCACAAAAATGCAGTCTGCATCCTGAATGGTCCAAAGGCGGTGTGCAATCACAAGTGTGGTCTTCTCCCGGCAAAGATTGGCGAGGGCTTGCTGCACTGCTGTTTCATTTTCCAGATCAAGACTTGCCGTTGCTTCATCCAGAATAAGAACAGGAGCATCTTTCAGAATGGCCCTGGCAATGGCTAACCGCTGACGTTCTCCGCCTGAAAGCGCTACATCTCCGTTTTCAAGTAGAGTCTCATACCCGAGAGGCAGTTGCAGCACACGCTCGTGGATGCAGGCAGCCTTGGCGACCTCAATCACCTTGTCCATTGAAGCGTCAGGACGCCCAAGACGGATATTATCCGCAACAGTCATGGGGAACAGAACCACATCCTGCAACACCATGCTCACTGTTTCCTGTAGGGTGCGTTCGTCCATATCCCGCAAATCCACATTGCCGATGCGAATTGCCCCACCTTTGACGTCCCACAAACGGGCCGTCAGCGCTGCGAGGGTACTTTTTCCAGACCCGGATGGCCCCACCAGGGCGGCCATTTTACCATTGCCTACCTGAAGCGAAGCATTATGAATGACATCCGCACCACCATAGCTGAATGTCACGTGCGACACGTCAATGCCGCCATCCTGCGGCTGTTGTCCCTGGCGCGTTTGCGGCATGATCGGTTCATCCATAACATCCCGGATACGTTGAATGATTGTGCCAACAAAACGCATTTCCGCCAGATATGGACCAAATTCATTGATTGCCATGGCCAGGCGCAGCGTCAGCAAAATCACCACAAAAAATGATGCCGGGCTGCCCCCCTGCGCGGCAAATTGCAGACTTGCAACACCAATAGACACTGCGGCTCCGATAAAGATGACCAAGCTAAACAGCAGTAATGCAGGGGCAGGCGCCACTTCTGTTTTCATGGACTGGTCGCGGTAGTCGCGCAGGGATTGCAGTGCAGTTTCGGCACGTTGCTCCAGAGGATCGAAAAAACGCAGATCCCTGGCTCCTGTAATGACCTCAAGCACGTTTACGGAGGCATCCTGCCGCGCTTGGGCTACCTTGGCTGCGGCCCTGTCCAGCAATCGATACGCCAGGGGCACACTCAGCATGGCGCAAGGCAGCGCCAGCAACAGCACCGCCGCACAGGCCCAGTTGAGCCAGAGCAGCAGCAACCACAGCAGTACGGGAAAGGCTGTTCCGGCCACCACGCAGCCCCAAACCAAGGTTACTATGTCTTGATACATGCTGAACTGTGCGGTTATCAGTTCGGCCCAGGCCCCGTCCCTTTGCAACAGCACCCGGCCCAATGGCAATTTTGCAAGATGGTTGGCCAGGCCGATTCTGGCATGCGAAACCATCGCGTATGTTGCGTCAAAATTGGCGCACAAAGCCTTAACCTTTGCCATGAGTCCCAGCAGAAAACCCACAATCCCCAGTGCCGCAACGGCTACCACAGCAGCAAGCGTGTTTCCCCCTTCCAGCACGTATGGCAAGGCAAACGCTGCCAAAAACCAGGGCAATGCTTCGGCGCAGGCCCCCAGAGCGCCAAAAACAATGCCCTGCATCATTTTATCATCTCGATGCTCTGTCAGATCAAAACCCAGATATTCCCGAATCATGCCACCTCTCCCCTGGCTCGTTCCATGCCGAGCCTCCATGCGCTTGAACGCGTCTGCAACTGCCAAAGATTCTGATATACCGCCGAAGAGGTCAGCAACTCTCCATGCGTTCCCTGTTTTTCAAGGGAGCCGTTCACAACAACAAGTGTGGCATGGGCGTTCTCTATCTCGTTAAGACGGTGGGAAATGGCAAAAACGGTTTTGTCAGTCATCAGGCGCTTCAGACTGCGCGTAATATCCTTTGCGGCAAGAGGATCAAGATGGGCGGTCGCTTCATCCAAAATCAGGATGGGCGCATTTTTCAGAAATGCCCGGGCAATGGCGATGCGCTGCTGTTCACCGCCTGAAAGCCCCAGCCCTTTATCCCCCACTGGCGTGTCCAGCCCCAGGGGCATATATTTCAGCATTTCAGCGCAACCAGCAGCCTCAATGGCATTTGCAAGTTCGCTCTCTGTTGCGTCAGGCTTGGCAAGCAGCACATTCTCCCGGATCGTGCCGTGAAACAAAAAGGCATCCTGAAAAACAATGCTCACAAGTTTCTGAAACTGGAGGATTGGGAGATCACGGATATCCTGCCCACCAATGAGAATACGGCCCTGTGAAACATCATCAAGACGCGCCAGAAGTCTGGCCAGTGTTGTTTTTCCTGACCCGGATGGACCAGTAACGGTTGTAATGCGGCCTTGCGGCAGGGTGAAGCTGATGTTCCGGAGTATGGAAACCTCCTCTCCAGAACCAGACGCAACGCTGTAGGACACATTTTCAAAAACAACTTCTGCACCAGTCACAGGTTTATACGCGGGGGGGTCGGCAAAGGCCGGCAGCGCCATCATATCCCGTATGTGGGCGGCTGCGGCCTGCAAAAGGCGAAGTGCGGTAAGGCTCATGACCACCTTGGTAAGCGGAAGCAGCATAATTCCGCTGATGGCCGTTGCAAAAACAAGGTCAGCCGTGCCAAGCGAGCCGTATTCGTGGAGCAGCAGCGCGCATGGCAGAACAACGAGCAAGGGTGACGTCATGGCAAGGCCAAACAGCGAATACGGCACGGCGCAGGCGCGAGTTACCTCGCCCGCCAGCTTGCCGATGGCAAAGATGCTGTCGGTCACTTCATTGAGAGAGCTTGCCTGCCGGTTAAAGGCCCGCAATGTGGCAAGCCCCCTGACATAAAATAGAAGCGCCGACGATGCCCGCCCGTCTGCCTGCACCCAGCGCACAAACATCTCGGGAGAAGCCTTGGCGATGCGCACCTGCGCCCATGCGCCCAAGGCCAGCATGCTGCACGAAACCATGGCAAGCCGCCAGTCTGCCCAGAGCAGCAGCACGGCGCATATCAGGAACATGAACACGCCAGCAATGGCATCTGGAATGGTGTGGGCCAAGATACCGTTGAGGCGACCCACTTCATCCATGGCGGCACGGCTCAGCTGAGCGCTTTTTCCTTCAACGGCAGCGGGCATGACGGTTTTCATGTGGTCTATCAGGCGGCAACGCAGCCGGCATTCTGAACGAAATCCTGCCAGATGCCCAAGAATGGTTACGGCCCCCTGTATGGCAAAGCGCAACAGTATTGCGCCCAGGATTCCCCCGGTCAGCCAGAGCGCCCTGTCTGTTCCGGCGGTGTTTTCAAATGCCTCCCTGGCAATGACCCAAATGAGCACAAAGGGCACAATTTCAAGCGCCGCAGCCAGGCAGGCAAGCAGCAGGGTAAGCAGCAGCTTGCCCCTGTCTGGCAGCGCAGCCTGCCAGTATACATAGAGTGGGCTTTTCCCTGTTTCCTTAACCTGTTCCATCATGCATCCTTTTTGCGGAAAATTCTGAACTGCCGCTCACCGATTTCATTACGAAGAACCATATCTTCAATGCCTTCATCAGCGCTGCTGGCGTTGCACAGGATTGCTATTTTTCCCACATGGTCGCTGTTCAGCATTGCAACGGCATCATTAAAGCGTTCCAGCGGAAAGGCGCTGCTCAGTTCTGGCATAATCACGCCCCG harbors:
- a CDS encoding isochorismate synthase, giving the protein MMFDVIRHSLLFAMDTASKKASAEGRSVLAVASTPVPHADLLSIFARYSRQDDVSLWLGLAGRSILGVGSAMECLGLNSSRFSTVSSEWHAAIDGAVVIGGIAPFALGGFRFDPDCNISPMWKNFKDGALSIPRLAVLHLEDGGCHVVAADYVPPHADLVGRFERIVSLWKNRDSIAGSAPLAQPVLLESEKEKHRWHTLVHAALRDISQGKTRKIVAARMLRVKADVPFTVPAIVQRLKVDNPKAALFAFGRKGVYFIGATPEVLLAANAGVFRTMALAGSAPRSGDPALDAAFGQGLLASEKERQEHDFVVQAVSQALRSRCRCIAMDASPSLHKLKSVQHLVTHFEGEIMHPYNILDIIEHLHPTPAVGGVPCNSALEFLRTHEGFDRGWYAGPVGWLDALGNGEFMVSLRSGIIDGRSAALFAGCGLVAGSDPEKEYRETQLKFSTMLDGVCPEWKKISQCAMKIEDSFRGEKKRIVSIVASCT
- a CDS encoding isochorismate lyase codes for the protein MKKPGECSSLEDIRFEIDLLDKEMVNLLGRRLKYVLAAAAFKKGEEDIPAPDRVRSMLAQRRAWARDCGLAEDFVEKLFIHITDWYIATQIGHWRQTYMPGRAGE
- a CDS encoding class I SAM-dependent methyltransferase yields the protein MENKEMYADAGEFYDVMAGNLWQRRKGFLKALSGLADVEGAVLDIGSGTGHGLVAVGRVLPDVEMFAIEPSPTMRAVLVSRIMQTEGLQKRTTVIPSTFEDADLPEKVRAVLFLACIGLMDDAARRKFWGRLAKHMSPGGLVLFDVMMIDKPQPVEKIHVAEVPMGRNVYHAWAEGVPLDEQREKWVSTYQIVRDGKVILESHAEYTWQTVSLEDVAREAAPHGFEFEPVNDDTLIPSGILRKLPA
- a CDS encoding ABC transporter ATP-binding protein — protein: MIREYLGFDLTEHRDDKMMQGIVFGALGACAEALPWFLAAFALPYVLEGGNTLAAVVAVAALGIVGFLLGLMAKVKALCANFDATYAMVSHARIGLANHLAKLPLGRVLLQRDGAWAELITAQFSMYQDIVTLVWGCVVAGTAFPVLLWLLLLWLNWACAAVLLLALPCAMLSVPLAYRLLDRAAAKVAQARQDASVNVLEVITGARDLRFFDPLEQRAETALQSLRDYRDQSMKTEVAPAPALLLFSLVIFIGAAVSIGVASLQFAAQGGSPASFFVVILLTLRLAMAINEFGPYLAEMRFVGTIIQRIRDVMDEPIMPQTRQGQQPQDGGIDVSHVTFSYGGADVIHNASLQVGNGKMAALVGPSGSGKSTLAALTARLWDVKGGAIRIGNVDLRDMDERTLQETVSMVLQDVVLFPMTVADNIRLGRPDASMDKVIEVAKAACIHERVLQLPLGYETLLENGDVALSGGERQRLAIARAILKDAPVLILDEATASLDLENETAVQQALANLCREKTTLVIAHRLWTIQDADCIFVMDKGAIVERGTHVELMNALGLYAKMWEVQNKGG
- a CDS encoding ABC transporter ATP-binding protein, which gives rise to MMEQVKETGKSPLYVYWQAALPDRGKLLLTLLLACLAAALEIVPFVLIWVIAREAFENTAGTDRALWLTGGILGAILLRFAIQGAVTILGHLAGFRSECRLRCRLIDHMKTVMPAAVEGKSAQLSRAAMDEVGRLNGILAHTIPDAIAGVFMFLICAVLLLWADWRLAMVSCSMLALGAWAQVRIAKASPEMFVRWVQADGRASSALLFYVRGLATLRAFNRQASSLNEVTDSIFAIGKLAGEVTRACAVPYSLFGLAMTSPLLVVLPCALLLHEYGSLGTADLVFATAISGIMLLPLTKVVMSLTALRLLQAAAAHIRDMMALPAFADPPAYKPVTGAEVVFENVSYSVASGSGEEVSILRNISFTLPQGRITTVTGPSGSGKTTLARLLARLDDVSQGRILIGGQDIRDLPILQFQKLVSIVFQDAFLFHGTIRENVLLAKPDATESELANAIEAAGCAEMLKYMPLGLDTPVGDKGLGLSGGEQQRIAIARAFLKNAPILILDEATAHLDPLAAKDITRSLKRLMTDKTVFAISHRLNEIENAHATLVVVNGSLEKQGTHGELLTSSAVYQNLWQLQTRSSAWRLGMERARGEVA